In one Pseudomonas sp. SCA2728.1_7 genomic region, the following are encoded:
- the pdxA gene encoding 4-hydroxythreonine-4-phosphate dehydrogenase PdxA — MKPQRFALTPGEPAGIGPDLCLLLASQAQPHPLIAITSRDLLSERAVQLGLAVTLLDVAPGSWPDAPAPANSLYVWDTPLSAPVVAGQLDKANAAFVLETLTRAGNGCLNGDFAGMITAPVHKGVINESGIAFSGHTEFLADLTHTAQVVMMLATRGLRVALVTTHLPLREIADAITPERLERVTRILHSDLQNKFGIAQPRILVCGLNPHAGEGGHLGHEEIDIIEPTLERLRGEGMDLRGPLPADTLFTPKYLEHCDAVLAMYHDQGLPVLKYKGFGAAVNVTLGLPIIRTSVDHGTALDLAGSGKIDTGSLQVALETAYQMAETRL, encoded by the coding sequence GTGAAACCCCAGCGTTTCGCGTTGACACCCGGCGAACCAGCCGGCATCGGTCCCGACCTGTGCCTGCTGCTCGCCTCGCAAGCCCAGCCACATCCCCTGATTGCCATCACCAGCCGCGACCTGCTCTCCGAGCGGGCCGTGCAGTTGGGGCTGGCCGTCACTTTGCTGGATGTTGCGCCTGGCAGTTGGCCGGATGCTCCGGCGCCCGCCAACAGCCTGTACGTTTGGGACACACCGCTCAGCGCCCCCGTGGTAGCCGGGCAACTGGACAAGGCCAACGCCGCGTTCGTCCTCGAAACCCTAACCCGCGCCGGTAATGGCTGCCTCAACGGCGACTTCGCCGGGATGATCACCGCCCCTGTGCACAAGGGCGTGATCAACGAGTCAGGTATCGCCTTTTCCGGGCACACGGAATTCCTCGCTGACCTGACCCACACCGCCCAAGTGGTGATGATGCTCGCCACCCGCGGTTTGCGTGTGGCACTGGTGACCACTCACCTGCCCCTGCGCGAGATTGCCGACGCAATCACACCAGAACGGTTGGAACGGGTGACACGGATTCTGCACAGCGACCTGCAAAACAAGTTCGGCATCGCCCAGCCACGCATCCTCGTCTGCGGACTCAACCCGCACGCCGGTGAAGGCGGACACCTGGGCCATGAAGAAATCGACATCATTGAACCGACATTAGAGCGCCTGCGCGGCGAGGGCATGGACCTTCGTGGCCCGCTGCCCGCCGACACTCTGTTTACCCCCAAATATCTGGAGCACTGCGACGCAGTGCTGGCGATGTACCACGACCAGGGCTTGCCTGTGCTCAAGTACAAAGGCTTCGGCGCTGCCGTCAACGTGACCCTGGGTCTGCCGATCATCCGCACATCGGTCGATCACGGCACTGCCCTGGATCTGGCCGGCAGCGGCAAGATCGACACCGGCAGCCTGCAAGTCGCCCTGGAAACCGCCTACCAGATGGCCGAGACCCGTTTATGA
- a CDS encoding symmetrical bis(5'-nucleosyl)-tetraphosphatase, translated as MATYAVGDLQGCLEPLKCLLRQVAFDPKIDRLWLVGDLVNRGPQSLETLRFLYGMRESLICVLGNHDLHLLAAAKNIERLKKSDTLRKILEAPDSAELLEWVRQQKLMHYDETRDVAMVHAGIPPQWSLRRALKCADEVETALRDDNLFPAYLDGMYGNEPAKWDNDLKGVARLRVITNYFTRMRFCTAQGKLDLKSKEGLDTAPPGYKPWFQHRDRKTKGLRIIFGHWAALEGNIHEPGISALDTGCVWGGSLTLMNVDSGERLSCKCDEHGGLAPTVAPLIPETSPVSVPR; from the coding sequence ATGGCGACGTATGCCGTCGGCGACCTGCAAGGCTGCCTCGAACCGCTGAAATGCCTGCTCAGGCAAGTCGCGTTCGACCCGAAAATCGATCGACTGTGGCTGGTGGGTGATTTGGTCAACCGAGGCCCGCAGTCGCTGGAAACCCTGCGTTTTCTGTATGGCATGCGTGAGTCGCTGATCTGCGTACTCGGCAACCACGACCTGCACTTGCTTGCTGCCGCAAAGAATATCGAGCGTTTAAAGAAGTCCGACACCCTGCGCAAGATTCTCGAAGCGCCGGACAGTGCCGAACTGCTTGAATGGGTGCGCCAACAAAAGCTGATGCACTACGACGAGACGCGTGATGTCGCCATGGTTCACGCCGGTATTCCACCGCAATGGTCACTGCGCCGCGCCCTGAAATGCGCTGATGAAGTCGAAACCGCGCTGCGTGACGACAATCTGTTTCCGGCCTACCTCGACGGCATGTATGGAAATGAGCCGGCGAAATGGGACAACGATCTCAAAGGTGTGGCCCGCCTGCGCGTCATCACCAACTATTTCACGCGCATGCGTTTCTGCACCGCCCAAGGCAAGCTCGACCTCAAGAGCAAGGAAGGCCTCGACACCGCCCCTCCCGGTTACAAACCGTGGTTCCAGCACCGGGACCGCAAGACCAAGGGTCTGCGCATCATCTTCGGCCACTGGGCGGCACTCGAAGGCAATATCCATGAGCCAGGCATCTCGGCGCTGGACACCGGTTGTGTCTGGGGCGGCAGCCTGACCCTGATGAACGTCGACAGCGGTGAACGCCTGTCATGCAAATGCGATGAACACGGCGGCCTCGCCCCGACCGTCGCACCACTTATCCCCGAAACTTCGCCAGTCAGCGTCCCGCGTTAG
- the apaG gene encoding Co2+/Mg2+ efflux protein ApaG, translated as MSDSRYQVDVSVVTHYLADQSQPEHDRFAFAYTITVQNNGEQPARLMSRHWVITDGDGHVEEVRGAGVVGQQPLIDAGQSHTYSSGTVMTTKVGTMQGTYEMVATDGKHFDAIIKPFRLAVPGALH; from the coding sequence ATGTCCGATTCCCGTTACCAGGTCGATGTCAGCGTCGTTACCCACTATCTGGCAGACCAATCGCAACCCGAGCACGACCGCTTCGCCTTCGCCTACACAATCACTGTGCAGAACAATGGCGAGCAACCCGCACGCCTGATGTCACGGCATTGGGTGATCACCGATGGCGACGGGCATGTCGAAGAGGTGCGCGGCGCCGGCGTCGTCGGCCAACAACCCTTGATTGATGCCGGCCAGAGCCACACCTACAGCAGCGGCACGGTAATGACCACCAAGGTCGGTACCATGCAAGGCACCTACGAAATGGTCGCCACTGACGGCAAGCATTTCGACGCGATCATCAAGCCCTTCCGCCTCGCCGTCCCCGGAGCCCTGCACTGA
- the surA gene encoding peptidylprolyl isomerase SurA: MNVKTKLSDCLRPLMLGALFLGTAANAAVQSIDKVVAIVDNDVVMQSQLDQRVHEVQQTIAKRGGGLPPPGVLDQQVLERLIVENLQLQIGDRSGIRITDEELNQAVGTIAQRNNMTVEQFRAALARDGLNYDDARDQIKREMIISRVRQRRVAERIQVSEQEVKNFLASDLGKMQLSEELHLANILIPTPESANSDAIQSAARQAMEVYQQLKQGADFGQMAVAKSGSDNALEGGDMGWRKAAQLPPPFDRELSSMAVGDITQPARTPGGFIILKLLAKRGGEAQMRDEVHVRHILVKPSPIRDEAKTKALVQSLYERILAGEDFATLAKSYSEDPGSALNGGDLNWIDPNALVPEFREVMAKTPQGQLSKPFQTQYGWHVLEVLGRRATDSTEQAREQQAMTVLRNRKYDEELQTWLRQIRDEAYVEIKLPGADQAAQ; the protein is encoded by the coding sequence GTGAACGTGAAGACCAAGCTTTCTGATTGTCTGCGCCCGCTGATGCTGGGCGCGCTGTTCCTGGGTACTGCGGCTAACGCCGCGGTACAGTCCATCGACAAAGTGGTAGCAATCGTCGACAACGACGTGGTCATGCAGAGTCAACTGGACCAGCGCGTCCACGAAGTGCAGCAGACCATCGCCAAGCGTGGCGGCGGCCTGCCGCCTCCTGGCGTACTGGATCAACAGGTGCTTGAGCGCCTGATCGTCGAAAACCTGCAACTGCAGATCGGCGACCGCTCCGGCATCCGCATCACCGATGAAGAACTGAACCAGGCGGTCGGCACCATTGCCCAGCGCAACAACATGACAGTTGAGCAGTTCCGTGCAGCGCTGGCTCGCGACGGCCTGAACTATGACGACGCCCGTGATCAGATCAAGCGCGAAATGATCATCAGCCGTGTGCGTCAGCGTCGTGTGGCAGAGCGCATTCAGGTCTCCGAGCAGGAAGTGAAAAACTTCCTCGCCTCCGACCTGGGCAAGATGCAACTGTCCGAAGAGCTGCACCTGGCCAACATCCTGATCCCGACGCCGGAAAGCGCCAACTCTGATGCGATTCAGAGTGCTGCCCGTCAGGCCATGGAGGTTTACCAGCAGCTCAAGCAAGGCGCTGACTTCGGCCAGATGGCCGTGGCCAAGTCCGGTAGCGACAACGCTCTGGAAGGCGGCGACATGGGCTGGCGTAAAGCCGCACAATTGCCACCGCCGTTCGACCGCGAGTTGAGCAGCATGGCCGTCGGCGACATCACGCAACCTGCACGCACACCGGGTGGCTTCATCATCCTCAAGCTGCTGGCAAAACGCGGTGGCGAAGCGCAGATGCGCGATGAAGTGCATGTACGCCATATTCTGGTGAAGCCAAGCCCGATTCGTGATGAAGCGAAGACCAAGGCGCTGGTTCAATCTTTGTATGAACGTATCCTCGCAGGTGAAGATTTCGCCACTCTGGCGAAAAGCTACTCCGAAGACCCGGGCTCGGCGCTTAACGGCGGCGACCTGAACTGGATCGATCCGAACGCATTGGTACCGGAATTCCGCGAAGTGATGGCCAAGACCCCACAAGGTCAGCTGTCCAAGCCATTCCAGACCCAATACGGCTGGCACGTTCTGGAAGTCCTTGGCCGCCGCGCCACCGACAGCACCGAACAGGCCCGCGAGCAGCAAGCCATGACCGTACTGCGTAACCGCAAATACGACGAAGAGCTGCAAACCTGGCTGCGTCAGATCCGTGACGAAGCGTACGTAGAGATCAAACTCCCTGGTGCAGACCAGGCAGCGCAGTGA
- the glpE gene encoding thiosulfate sulfurtransferase GlpE, giving the protein MSEFKRIPPEQAQALREQGAVVVDVRDPATFAALHISGSKHLDNHSLHAFIQGADLDAPTVVVCYHGNSSQGAAAYLISQGFSDVYSMDGGFELWRTTYPAETAQGTAE; this is encoded by the coding sequence ATGAGCGAATTCAAACGAATCCCCCCGGAACAGGCCCAGGCCCTGCGTGAACAAGGCGCCGTTGTCGTCGACGTCCGCGATCCGGCGACTTTTGCCGCCCTGCATATCAGCGGCTCGAAGCATCTGGACAATCATTCGCTGCACGCCTTCATTCAAGGCGCCGATCTTGACGCTCCGACCGTTGTCGTCTGCTACCACGGCAATTCCAGCCAGGGTGCTGCGGCCTACCTGATCAGCCAAGGCTTCTCCGACGTCTACAGCATGGACGGTGGCTTTGAGTTGTGGCGTACGACTTATCCCGCGGAAACCGCGCAAGGCACCGCCGAATAA
- the rsmA gene encoding 16S rRNA (adenine(1518)-N(6)/adenine(1519)-N(6))-dimethyltransferase RsmA — protein sequence MTEQYQHKARKRFGQNFLHDAGVIDRILRSISAKPEDRLLEIGPGQGALTAGLLNSGAQLDVVELDKDLIPILNQQFAGKSNFNLHQGDALKFDFNTLNAAPNSLRVVGNLPYNISTPLIFHLLNNAGIIRDMHFMLQKEVVERLAAGPGGGDWGRLSIMVQYHCRVEHLFNVGPGAFNPPPKVDSAIVRLVPHAVLPHPAKDHKLLERVVREAFNQRRKTLRNTLKQLLSNAEIEAAGVDGSLRPEQLDLAAFVRLADQLAVQVPASPAAD from the coding sequence ATGACCGAGCAATACCAACACAAGGCGCGCAAACGCTTTGGCCAGAACTTCCTGCACGATGCCGGGGTTATCGACCGCATCCTGCGCTCCATCAGCGCCAAGCCTGAAGACCGCCTGCTGGAAATCGGCCCGGGCCAGGGCGCATTGACCGCCGGCCTGCTGAACTCCGGCGCGCAACTCGATGTGGTGGAACTGGACAAGGATCTGATCCCGATCCTCAACCAGCAGTTTGCCGGCAAGAGCAATTTCAACCTGCACCAGGGCGATGCGCTGAAGTTCGACTTCAACACGCTCAATGCCGCACCAAACAGCCTGCGGGTGGTCGGCAACCTGCCGTACAACATCTCGACGCCGCTGATTTTTCATCTCCTGAACAACGCCGGCATCATTCGCGACATGCACTTCATGCTGCAGAAAGAAGTGGTCGAGCGTCTGGCGGCAGGCCCGGGTGGTGGTGACTGGGGTCGCCTGTCGATCATGGTTCAGTACCACTGCCGCGTCGAACATCTGTTCAACGTCGGCCCGGGCGCGTTCAACCCGCCGCCGAAGGTCGATTCGGCGATCGTCCGTCTGGTGCCGCACGCCGTACTGCCGCACCCGGCCAAGGATCACAAGTTGCTGGAGCGCGTTGTGCGCGAAGCGTTCAACCAACGCCGCAAGACCCTGCGCAACACCCTCAAGCAACTGCTCAGCAATGCCGAGATCGAAGCCGCCGGCGTCGATGGCAGTCTGCGTCCGGAGCAACTGGATCTGGCCGCGTTCGTACGCCTGGCCGACCAGCTCGCAGTACAAGTCCCGGCCTCCCCTGCCGCCGACTGA